A window from Bubalus kerabau isolate K-KA32 ecotype Philippines breed swamp buffalo chromosome 5, PCC_UOA_SB_1v2, whole genome shotgun sequence encodes these proteins:
- the PPP1CA gene encoding serine/threonine-protein phosphatase PP1-alpha catalytic subunit, whose protein sequence is MSDSEKLNLDSIIGRLLEVQGSRPGKNVQLTENEIRGLCLKSREIFLSQPILLELEAPLKICGDIHGQYYDLLRLFEYGGFPPESNYLFLGDYVDRGKQSLETICLLLAYKIKYPENFFLLRGNHECASINRIYGFYDECKRRYNIKLWKTFTDCFNCLPIAAIVDEKIFCCHGGLSPDLQSMEQIRRIMRPTDVPDQGLLCDLLWSDPDKDVQGWGENDRGVSFTFGAEVVAKFLHKHDLDLICRAHQVVEDGYEFFAKRQLVTLFSAPNYCGEFDNAGAMMSVDETLMCSFQILKPADKNKGKYGQFSGLNPGGRPITPPRNSAKAKK, encoded by the exons ATGTCCGACAGCGAGAAGCTCAACCTGGACTCTATAATCGGACGCCTGCTGGAAG TGCAGGGCTCCAGGCCTGGAAAGAATGTACAGCTGACGGAGAACGAGATCCGTGGTCTGTGCCTCAAATCCCGGGAGATTTTCCTGAGCCAGCCCATTCTTCTGGAGCTGGAGGCACCCCTCAAGATCTGCG GTGACATTCACGGCCAGTACTATGATCTTCTGCGGCTGTTCGAGTACGGCGGCTTCCCTCCAGAGAGTAACTACTTGTTCCTGGGGGACTACGTGGACAGGGGCAAGCAGTCTTTGGAGACCATCTGCCTGCTGCTGGCCTATAAGATCAAGTACCCAGAGAACTTCTTCCTGCTCCGTGGGAACCACGAGTGTGCCAGCATCAACCGCATCTACGGCTTCTATGATGAGT GCAAGAGACGCTACAACATCAAACTGTGGAAGACCTTCACTGATTGCTTCAACTGCCTGCCCATCGCTGCCATCGTGGACGAGAAGATCTTCTGTTGCCATGGAG GCCTGTCCCcagacctacagtccatggagcagaTCCGGCGTATCATGCGGCCCACAGATGTGCCTGACCAGGGCCTGCTCTGTGACCTGCTGTGGTCTGACCCTGACAAGGATGTGCAGGGCTGGGGCGAGAATGACCGTGGCGTCTCCTTTACGTTTGGAGCTGAGGTGGTAGCCAAGTTCCTGCACAAGCATGACCTGGACCTCATCTGCCGGGCACACCAG GTAGTAGAAGACGGCTATGAGTTCTTTGCCAAGCGGCAGCTGGTGACACTCTTCTCAGCCCCCAACTACTGCGGCGAGTTTGACAATGCAGGTGCCATGATGAGCGTGGACGAGACGCTCATGTGCTCCTTCCAG ATCCTCAAGCCCGCCGACAAGAACAAGGGGAAATACGGGCAGTTCAGTGGCCTGAACCCTGGAGGCCGGCCCATCACCCCACCCCGCAACTCCGCCAAAGCCAAGAAATAG